In Streptomyces sp. DG2A-72, one genomic interval encodes:
- the fbaA gene encoding class II fructose-bisphosphate aldolase translates to MPIATPAVYNEMLDRAKAGKFAYPAINVTSSQTLHAALRGFAEAESDGIIQISTGGAEFLGGQHSKDMVTGAVALAEFAHIVAKKYDITVALHTDHCPKDKLDGYVRPLLAVSEERVARGENPLFQSHMWDGSAETLADNLSIAQELLERARAAKIILEVEITPTGGEEDGVSHEINDSLYTTVDDALRTVEALGLGDKGRYLLAASFGNVHGVYKPGNVVLRPELLKELNDGVAAKYGQPAGSQPFDFVFHGGSGSTAEEIATALENGVVKMNIDTDTQYAFTRPVADHMFKNYDGVLKVDGEVGSKKTYDPRTWGKLAEASMAKRVLEACGNLRSTGTKIK, encoded by the coding sequence ATGCCCATCGCAACCCCCGCGGTCTACAACGAGATGCTCGACCGGGCGAAGGCAGGCAAGTTCGCCTACCCGGCCATCAACGTGACCTCGTCCCAGACCCTGCACGCGGCCCTGCGCGGTTTCGCGGAAGCGGAGAGCGACGGCATCATCCAGATCTCGACGGGTGGCGCCGAGTTCCTGGGCGGTCAGCACAGCAAGGACATGGTGACCGGTGCGGTGGCCCTGGCCGAGTTCGCGCACATCGTCGCCAAGAAGTACGACATCACCGTCGCCCTGCACACGGACCACTGCCCGAAGGACAAGCTCGACGGGTACGTACGTCCGCTGCTCGCCGTCTCCGAGGAGCGCGTCGCGCGCGGTGAGAACCCGCTGTTCCAGTCGCACATGTGGGACGGTTCCGCCGAGACCCTCGCCGACAACCTCTCCATCGCCCAGGAGCTCCTCGAGCGCGCCCGCGCCGCGAAGATCATCCTCGAGGTGGAGATCACCCCGACCGGCGGCGAGGAGGACGGCGTCTCGCACGAGATCAACGACTCGCTGTACACGACGGTCGACGACGCCCTGCGTACGGTTGAGGCGCTCGGCCTCGGCGACAAGGGCCGCTACCTGCTCGCCGCCTCCTTCGGCAACGTCCACGGTGTGTACAAGCCGGGCAACGTCGTGCTCCGCCCCGAGCTGCTGAAGGAGCTGAACGACGGCGTGGCCGCGAAGTACGGTCAGCCGGCCGGCTCCCAGCCCTTCGACTTCGTCTTCCACGGCGGCTCCGGCTCCACGGCCGAGGAGATCGCGACCGCGCTGGAGAACGGCGTCGTCAAGATGAACATCGACACGGACACCCAGTACGCCTTCACGCGTCCCGTCGCCGACCACATGTTCAAGAACTACGACGGCGTCCTCAAGGTCGACGGCGAGGTCGGCTCCAAGAAGACCTACGACCCGCGCACCTGGGGCAAGCTGGCCGAGGCGAGCATGGCCAAGCGCGTCCTCGAGGCCTGCGGGAACCTGCGCTCCACCGGCACGAAGATCAAGTAG